One stretch of Niallia sp. XMNu-256 DNA includes these proteins:
- a CDS encoding metal-sulfur cluster assembly factor gives MSKELVDRIYEVLEEVMDPELGIDIVNLGLVYEVEVNEEKQAFIKMTMTSMGCPMAGQILADAKMKVSMNIKELTDIQIDIVWNPPWGKERMSRYAKIALGVPE, from the coding sequence GTGAGCAAAGAATTGGTAGATCGAATATATGAAGTACTTGAAGAAGTAATGGATCCTGAGTTAGGGATAGATATTGTCAACTTAGGACTGGTTTATGAAGTGGAAGTAAACGAAGAAAAACAAGCATTCATAAAAATGACGATGACCTCAATGGGATGTCCAATGGCTGGACAAATCTTAGCAGATGCGAAAATGAAAGTTTCTATGAATATAAAGGAATTAACGGATATTCAAATCGATATTGTTTGGAATCCGCCATGGGGAAAAGAGCGAATGTCTCGATATGCGAAAATCGCTCTTGGTGTACCAGAATAA
- a CDS encoding DEAD/DEAH box helicase, whose translation MKKLIAIYPDAVQRTKEKVHDDIIQFLKTEKELPSFDEYMNKRKHYVEQIWTNIWINKATSSTPRHEKKQYLQQKGFETEGVDKKIINRLFRQEIKAYQPFPIVEWLIETYAHNHATWHDLYIQARKLHEQELEKQAFDKEKQGLIQELSESVEKIMIELKSLFYLQIRKLVADKLKLDFHTNIKYQWVDPSQIEERLIPIGSFQPIKYETIGEFFQELTGQVILSDAWRGYEYEAYFDDYQDYIYESVYRIVIKSLKERLQGDVFVKYDPKVVDTALGEYIPGESNLLSEELFSLIYEERVMDLLNLAELPFNKQKHERIWIEDIKLRERRKAEAKAEIQRKKEEELRIIHEIFHVEYNPPTERNVRYILHIGETNTGKTYHALQKMMKADSGIYLAPLRLLALEVYDYLNTHGISCSLKTGEEEKIQADAKHISCTVEMFHERDRYQVVVIDEAQMISDKDRGFSWYKAITKAQAEEVHIIASRNAKEMLVGLLGDSEIEIHEYKRDIPLKVEKKEFKLNQVKKGDALICFSRKRVLETASRLQNNGHTVSMIYGSMPPETRKKQVERFFKGETKVIVATDAIGMGLNLPIQRIVFLENQKFDGTSRRVLKSQEVKQIAGRAGRKGIYDIGKVAFTENIGLMKKLLQQEDEPIHTFTIAPTNNIFERFQKYYRDLGTFFELWDKFKSPKGTKKATLAEEKELYKLIRGSELEARLSLIDLYGLLHLPFSTREPELIKQWQKTVEAIVEKRELPEPKIKKRTLEDLELTYKAIGLHLLFLYRLNERTEGYYWERQRLEISDLVHEKLKTEVKKIQKRCRNCNRTLPWEHRFQICNDCYEQKYSNYYEY comes from the coding sequence ATGAAAAAGCTTATCGCTATTTACCCAGATGCAGTACAGCGAACGAAGGAAAAAGTTCATGATGACATTATTCAATTTTTAAAAACAGAGAAAGAGTTGCCAAGCTTTGATGAGTATATGAATAAGCGTAAACATTATGTTGAACAAATTTGGACGAATATTTGGATCAATAAGGCCACAAGTAGTACACCACGCCACGAAAAAAAGCAGTACTTACAGCAAAAAGGCTTTGAAACAGAAGGTGTCGATAAAAAGATTATTAATCGCTTATTTAGACAAGAAATCAAAGCTTATCAACCTTTTCCAATTGTGGAATGGTTAATTGAAACCTATGCACATAATCATGCAACTTGGCATGACCTATACATACAGGCAAGAAAACTTCATGAACAAGAGTTAGAAAAACAAGCGTTTGACAAGGAAAAACAAGGATTGATCCAAGAATTGAGCGAGTCTGTAGAAAAAATCATGATTGAATTGAAGAGTCTATTTTATTTACAAATTAGAAAGTTGGTTGCTGATAAACTGAAGCTGGATTTCCATACGAATATAAAATATCAGTGGGTCGATCCAAGTCAGATTGAAGAACGGTTAATACCGATCGGGTCATTTCAGCCTATTAAATATGAAACAATTGGTGAGTTTTTTCAAGAGTTAACAGGCCAAGTTATTCTTAGTGATGCCTGGAGGGGATATGAATATGAGGCCTATTTTGATGATTATCAAGATTATATTTATGAAAGTGTCTATCGAATTGTAATAAAAAGTTTAAAAGAGAGGCTACAGGGGGATGTTTTCGTAAAATATGATCCAAAAGTAGTCGACACTGCGTTAGGCGAATATATTCCAGGTGAGAGTAATTTATTAAGCGAGGAGTTATTTTCCCTTATATACGAAGAAAGAGTAATGGATTTATTAAATTTAGCAGAGCTTCCGTTTAATAAACAAAAACATGAAAGAATTTGGATAGAAGATATTAAATTGCGTGAGCGACGGAAGGCAGAAGCAAAGGCGGAAATTCAGCGGAAGAAAGAAGAAGAGTTGCGCATCATCCATGAAATTTTTCACGTTGAATATAATCCACCTACTGAAAGGAATGTTCGCTACATTCTACATATAGGGGAAACGAATACAGGAAAAACCTACCATGCCTTACAAAAAATGATGAAGGCTGACAGTGGAATTTATTTGGCACCTTTGCGATTATTGGCGTTAGAGGTTTATGATTACTTAAATACTCATGGAATTTCATGCTCATTAAAGACAGGTGAAGAGGAAAAAATCCAAGCAGATGCTAAACATATATCTTGCACGGTTGAAATGTTCCATGAGAGAGATCGTTATCAAGTAGTAGTGATTGACGAAGCGCAAATGATTTCAGATAAAGATCGCGGATTTTCATGGTATAAAGCCATTACAAAAGCGCAGGCAGAGGAAGTGCATATCATTGCAAGTCGAAATGCAAAAGAGATGTTAGTCGGACTCTTAGGGGATTCTGAGATTGAAATTCATGAATATAAACGAGACATTCCCTTAAAGGTTGAAAAAAAGGAATTTAAATTAAATCAAGTTAAAAAAGGGGATGCACTCATCTGCTTCTCAAGAAAAAGGGTTCTTGAAACCGCATCAAGATTACAAAATAATGGACATACTGTAAGTATGATATATGGCAGTATGCCTCCTGAAACCCGAAAAAAGCAAGTTGAAAGATTTTTTAAGGGCGAAACCAAAGTGATCGTAGCTACAGATGCCATTGGGATGGGATTAAATTTGCCGATACAACGAATCGTTTTTTTGGAAAATCAAAAGTTTGATGGAACCTCAAGGCGGGTATTAAAATCTCAAGAAGTGAAACAAATTGCTGGACGTGCAGGCCGAAAAGGAATTTATGATATTGGAAAAGTTGCTTTTACCGAAAACATCGGCTTAATGAAAAAATTATTACAGCAAGAGGACGAGCCCATTCATACCTTTACGATTGCTCCAACAAACAATATTTTTGAACGGTTTCAAAAATATTATCGAGACCTTGGAACTTTTTTTGAGCTTTGGGATAAATTTAAAAGTCCTAAAGGAACGAAGAAAGCAACTTTAGCTGAGGAAAAGGAATTATATAAACTCATTCGTGGTTCAGAATTAGAAGCAAGATTATCATTGATCGATCTATATGGTTTATTGCATTTGCCTTTTTCAACAAGAGAACCTGAGTTAATAAAACAGTGGCAAAAGACGGTTGAAGCAATCGTTGAAAAACGAGAATTGCCTGAGCCAAAAATCAAAAAACGTACATTGGAAGATCTAGAATTAACTTATAAGGCGATTGGTCTTCATTTATTATTTTTATACCGCTTAAATGAGCGGACAGAGGGCTATTATTGGGAAAGGCAGCGTTTGGAAATCAGTGACTTAGTTCATGAAAAATTAAAAACCGAGGTAAAAAAGATCCAAAAAAGATGTCGAAATTGTAATAGAACCCTGCCGTGGGAACATCGCTTTCAAATTTGTAATGACTGTTATGAACAAAAATATAGCAATTACTATGAGTATTAA
- a CDS encoding IclR family transcriptional regulator, with the protein MGQKSTEENYLSSVKNALRILNSFTMDEPEKKVTDIARQLDLNKSTVSRTMATLASEGFVDKDSETKKYRLGLSILTLSGVLNSNIDVYRESQPILNKLVEQIGETAHISIFDHLDIVYLQKVECSHPVRFLTHIGKRNPAYCTSSGKVLMAYGSDYMVDKIIDNGLKQYTKNTITNPTVLRQHLDEIRKDGYAYSIEEFSEGVITIAAPIYDYTGKVVSALSIVGPIQRIQRSKIPTIARKIKHACKEISENLGYRE; encoded by the coding sequence TACAATGGACGAACCCGAAAAAAAAGTAACCGATATTGCTAGACAATTAGATTTAAATAAAAGTACGGTTAGCCGGACAATGGCCACGCTTGCTAGTGAGGGATTTGTTGATAAAGATTCCGAAACGAAAAAATATCGACTAGGTTTGTCAATTTTAACATTAAGCGGTGTGCTGAATAGCAATATAGATGTTTATCGAGAATCACAGCCGATTCTTAATAAACTAGTAGAGCAGATTGGGGAAACTGCTCACATTTCAATATTTGATCATTTAGATATTGTGTATTTACAAAAAGTAGAATGTTCTCACCCTGTAAGGTTTTTAACGCATATTGGTAAACGAAACCCGGCTTATTGTACAAGCTCTGGAAAAGTACTAATGGCATATGGTAGTGACTATATGGTTGATAAAATTATCGATAATGGACTTAAGCAATATACAAAAAATACGATTACAAACCCAACTGTTTTACGGCAGCATTTAGATGAAATTCGAAAAGATGGTTATGCATATAGTATTGAGGAGTTTTCCGAAGGTGTCATTACAATTGCAGCACCGATCTATGATTATACTGGTAAAGTAGTTAGTGCCCTTTCAATCGTTGGTCCGATTCAAAGAATTCAACGCAGTAAAATTCCGACCATTGCAAGAAAAATTAAACATGCATGTAAAGAAATCTCTGAGAACTTAGGTTACAGAGAATAA